agcctcctgagtagctgggactacaggcaggcaccaccacacccatctaattttttgtatgtttttgtttgttttgagacagggtcttgttctgtcacccaggctggagtgcagtggtgtgatctcggctcactacagcctctgcctcctgggctcaagcaatcctcccacctcagtctccccagtagctgggactacaggcacgcgccactatgcctggctaactttttgtgttttttgtagacactgggtcttgccatattgcccaggttggtctcgaactcctgggctcaagccatctgcctgcctgggcctcccaaagtgctgagattacaagtgtgaaccaccatgccaggccatgcCTATTAccgtcatccccattttacagtcaAGAAATCTGAGTCACAGAGAGGTTAGATAAATTGCTCAAGCTCACACAGCTGGAGAACGATGGCTCTAGGGAATTAGAGGCCCTTAGCCTCTCTGCTATCTGTACCCAGGAAGGGTCTCCTGGCCCCTGGGTTCTCAGCCCCTCTGCTCTGACTCCCGGCTCTGTCTGAATCTTGGCATCTCCGAGATTCAGGAACACTGGAGGCTGTCCATTCCAGCCCCAGTGGATGCCAGGATCTCTCCAGTGAGGAGAGCCACAAGTCCTGGTGCCACTTTTTATTAGTCATGAGACTAACAGCCCTTTACCctataagcctcagtttccccatctgaaaaatCTGTCCAGTAATGCCAGCTGCATGGTGTTGGTGAAAGGACCACATAAGATAAAGTGACTTATAAACTCTCAAGTgttggctggacgcggtggctcacacctataatcccagcactttgggaggttgaggcagtggatcacctgaggtcagaagttcaagaccagcctggccaacgtggtgaagccccatctctactaaaaatacaaaaattagctgggcatggtggcaggcacctataatcccagctactcaggaggctaagagaatcacttgaacccgggaggcagaggttgcagtgagccgagatcgtgcccctgcactctagcctgggcaacagagtgaaactccgtttcaaaaataaaaataaactgtcgAGTGCTCTGCAGTTGTTGATTGTCTAGTCATTTGCCCAAAAgaccctcctcttctccctgagGCTGCTGTCTGTTCCCACTCAGAAGCCTCTCACCTGCCCCAGACTTCCAGGGTGCCGTCCCCATATTTCCACCACCCCTAGCCTTTCCTCTTATCACCCAGGGTCCTCAATACTGAAGGAAAGCTCCCCACAACTCTGGGAGGCTCCCATGCAGTCCTCTCCCTTATCACCTCGTCCCCTGCCCAAGCCCACCCAGGGGGCTCACACTTATAGTAGGCAAACTGCAGGTAGTGGTACATGGTGGCCACGAACTTGTCCACGAAGTAGCCGCCCACATTGGGGGTCAAATTGGCCTCACAGTCCACCTTGCACTGCAGGGACTCTGCAAAGAGATCTGAGGGTGGGAGGCAGCAGTGAGAGGCTGGCGTTGCGATGAACATCTCCGTCCCCCCAGTGGAGAAGACTCCAAATCCAAGCTCTGCCGACTAAGCCAAGCTGCTTGTCCAGAAAATGTGCTGCTGTTGCAATCACAGGAGAGAATGTGTGTAAAGTGCTTGGCATACTATATGACAAGTGATGGTGGGCTGGGCTGACTCACCACCCCCGCCACTCAACCACCACCCCAAGCCAGAGGGAGCCAGGGCATTCTGGGAGAACAGCAGGTGAGGTCCAGAAGTGGGGCAGAAGTCCAAACAGAGAAGCTaaaagacagtctttttttttttttttgagacagagtcttgctctgtcgaccaggctggagtgcagtggcacgatctcggctcaatgcaacctccgcctcccaggttcaagcaattctcctgcctcagcctcccgagtagctgggattacaggtgcctgccaccaagaccaactaatttttgtatttttagtagagacggggtttcaccatgttggtcaggctggtcttgaactcctgacctcgtgatctgcctgcctcggcctgccaaagtgctgagattacaggtgtgagccaccacacctggccaagaacaGTCCTTTCTGCCCCTGCTCGAGGGACCCCAGGGTTAGAGATCCCAAGACTAGGTGTGATTTCTGGTTACCACCTGCTTTCTGCATACACCTGCTGGGCTACTTCTTACCGCTGCACCTTTGCATCTGCactgccctctgcctggaaggccTATGAACCCAAGCTTCCCAAACCCTTTAGGGATGTCACTGCCTCTCCTCACTGATCCAGCCCCTTGGACACTCCCACCTGGGGCCCCTGCACCCAGCGTCTTTCTCAACAGACAAGGCCTTCCTCCTGGCTGGCTCCTCCGCATTCGCAGTGCTCCACGTGCAGGGAGGGGACATCTGCCTTACCGGGCCTGTGGGTGAGAGGACCGCCCACCGTGGTCTGGGTGGCGGATACCTGCTATGGCTGGGTAGAAGTCCTTGAAGTCCACCTGCTCATGGGCCCCTTCACAGCCGGCCAGGCACCGGGCAAAAACTGCCAGGTACTCTGCCAAGGCCCGCTCCATGTCCTCCGTGCTGCTGCGGAAATCCCCGCTGTTGTAGAGCTTCACAGCCCGGAGGAACACAGCCTGGAAGGGGAGTGGCAGGGGGAGTCAGGGCGCCCCCAACATCTCCCCTCCTCTACAagcctcctcctgcccctccaccccacctCGTAGGGCTGGGCCTCTAGGTCCGTGAGGGACTCGTCGGCGACGTCCAGCATCCCCCGATAGTAGTTGAGATACTTGGCGGTCAGCTCGTGCTTCGGGTTCCTCTGGAGGAAGGTGTAGGCCGCCGCCACCGCCTTCTCCAGCCGGTTAGCCTGGtcagggggtagggggtgggggagcGGGTCAGCAAGACCGGAGCTCGCGTCCCCGAGCGCACGGCGGGCTTCGTGCCTCGGGAAAGGCAACGCTCCTTCGACCGATCGGTGGGGAGCCACGACGCCCAGCCCGAGACGGGTCCCCGGGTGGGGGCGGGCTCCCACCTTGAACAGCGCGTAGTGCAGGTACTGGTAGGGCAGGCGGCTCTGGAAGTCACGCAGCAGCTGCCGCGGCGGGTAGGGCACCTGGAAGGCCGGCAGCGTCCGCTTGCAGCGCCGCAGGCAAGCGGCTCGCTCCAGGACGCGGCCGAAGAGCCGCAGCTCGCGGGCCCACTCGTCGGCGCGGCCGCCGTCGGGGTCGGGCTTGGGCGCGGGCGCGGGGCTGCTGCAGTTGGCGTGGCAGAAGGCCTCGCTGTCGCGCAGTAGCCGGTGCAGCCGCAGCGCCGCCTCCAGGTAGCGCGCGCTCTCGCGCCAGCTCTCTCCCTCGTACTGCTCCAACGCGTGCCCGTAGGCCGCGGCCAGCGGCATCAGGTCCTCGGGCGGGAAGCCCCGGAAGCTGTACTTCTCGTACTGCGCCCCGGCGCTGCCCAGCAGCAACCACAGCAGCCCCCACGCCACCCGAGCCATGCCCGCCGCGCCGCCGGCTCTCCGGAGCTGAGCTGGCGGCCCCGCGGACGGAAGGGGACAGGGCTGGGCCCCGGGCGGGCGGCGCGCCCGCTGGGTCTTAGCGCCGGGCACGAGGGCGGCAAGACGGGGCGGGGCCTGGGTCACGacttctctcctcttttcccaGAGGGTTCGATAGTGTCCTAAGTCCTCTCCGTCGGCCCGGGCTCCTGCCTTGGGGGTGTCCCCTACGTAGAGAATGAGTCGGGGAGCGCTTCCCGCCAGAGATGGGAAGCCCAGGAAGCCCTTCCCACACAAACAGTGCCCCCGCCTGAGATCAGGACACTGAGTGAGGGCCGCCTCCTCTGCGCTGCCCATACAAGAGGGAAGCCCTGGAGCCGGGCCTTCCGTCGTTGCGCCCTCCTGCACCCTCCGAGTGTCTCCCCCGCCCACGTCGGAGGTACACACCTGCTGTCACCTGCACACCTTGCGCTGCCACCACCCCCCACTCCATCTCCGTGCCCGTCACATCCCAAGTCACAAAGTCCTTCTTGCAGTCCAGCTTTTGCGGGACCAAGCTGCTCTTCCCTGGAGATGCCTTCCCTTGGAGCACAGCTGGGGTCACGGATGAGCATGGAGATGCCTCTCACACTCCGCGGCTTCACCACCCACCTGGAGGGGACTAGAATTGGAGGTGCCCGCAAAAGAAGCAAGGGGCATCTCCGCCCGGCTTTAGGACCCGGGGGCTCCGGAAAAAgacattgaacttttttttttttcctttggtgtcCACTCAGAGTTCTCATCTTTCCCGAGCCTCTCTCCCTGGCCAGGCCCCAGGTCTCGCAGCCAGGGATGaagatggggggagggggaaccTGGAGTTCTTTGTAGTGCCTCCCTCCGACTCTAACACACTCAGCCTGGCCCCCTCCTCCTATTGCACCCCCCTCCCGCGCTCCTCCAGGCCAGGCCAGCTCAGTCTTCCCAGCCCCCATTCCACGTGGACCAGCCAGGGCGGGGGTAGGGAAAGAGGACAGGAAGGGGGGGAGCCAGTTCTGGGAGGCGGGGGGAAGGAGGTTGGCGGCGGCTCCCTCGCTCGCCCTCACTGCCGGCGGTCCCAACTCCAGGCACCATGTTCCCCGCGGGTCCCCCCAGCCACAGCCTCCTCCGGCTCCCCCTGCTGCAGTTGCTGCTACTGGTGGTGCAGGccgtggggagggggctgggccgCGCCAGCCCGGCCGGGGGCCCCCTGGAAGATGTGGTCATCGAGAGGTACCACATCCCCAGGGCCTGTCCCCGGGAAGTGCAGATGGGGGATTTTGTGCGCTACCACTACAACGGCACTTTTGAAGATGGCAAGAAGTTTGATTCAAGGTAACCCCGGTTGGGCGCCCCGGGATTCACCACTCCGTCCCCTGAACCCGGGGTCCTGTTTCCTTGCTGCCTCTTTTAAGCTCTGCATCCCAATACTGTAACCCTAGACAGCACCCTTGGGGCCTCCCAGACACCCCCCCTGGGGCCTCCCAGACACCCAGCTCCCCAAAGATACCCTCCTGCCCCCACTTCCAAACCCTCACTTCTCAAAGGATCCCTTTTCTTTCTCACAAGCTCTCCACATCCCGGAAAGGACTCGATAATGAAGGTGAACTGCCGTGTGTAGTTACCAGGGCTGTATTTAATGACCTGATGGAGAGGGGTGTTCTGGTCTACAGTGTTGGGGGGAAGGGGGTGGTCCCTGCTGCTTAAGAACCCTGGGATGGTCTATCAGCCTGGACCCCGTGACCTTTCCACCCACCCTGACTCCCCTTCTGGTTCCACTGTTTTCAGTGCCTTTGTGGTCACAGAAGAGGGAATAGAACTTTCTTTTGGAGCGGGTGGGAGTTTTCAGTGGCCTGGTGGGCGGGGAAAAAGGCTGGTGGGCATTATAAGAAGACAGCCGACTGGACCTGGGGGTAGGGCATGGCTCCCTGCGGAGGCCCTGTCTGTCTACGTGTCACACAGTTGGACATGCCACCCTGGGCTCCTTGGAGGAATTTCATTCCTCCCTCTCTGGTTCTCCTGGAACCCTCATCTCTCTCCATTTTAGGTACACCAGGCCAGAGGTGCAGGCCGCCCATTTTTGCCAGCCTTGGGGTTTGTAAGGTGGCTTCCTGGTCTGATCCAGGCCTTTGGTCTGCTCCAGCAAGTCCACTTTTGTTAGCAGGGACAGGGCAGGGCTGTGTGCCAGCCTCGGGGGTAAACCTAGGGTCCCAGTTACACACAGACCCCACAGCACACTGaaagaagtcagtgtttcttagaCTCTCCTCTGAAACACACAACTCAGCCCACAGGAAATTAGTGGCCATGACTTTAGAGGCAGGCATATATTGGGGTAAGCCTACAAACTCCAAGAGTCCCAAGACCCTGGTTCAAATCCAGTCTATGACCATGGACAGAGAATTTTGTCTCTTTAAGCATcactttccttatctgaaaagtgGAGGCAAAAACAGGACCTACTTGCTAAGGCTGATGTTAGGACTCCAAGGACACGGATGAATGAACGTAGGCTTCTCGCAGGGCCTGGCAGTCCTCCAGCCACTTCAGCACACATTAACGTTGACCCTGAGGAAAACCGTATGACCTGATGCTGTTGAACTTGTAGAAACTTCATACAGAGCTTAAGCCTTCATAACAACACTGAGAAGGAAACAGTCCAGACTTAAAACCTGTCTGCTTGGTGGGCAAATTCAGATCTAGGGTAGTAGCcagaagcacagccctgagccctTGACTGCTAGGAGTGAGGCAGGGGTTGGGATTTAGGGGTTGTCATCCCTGATGGGGACTCTGGGAGCCCAGCTCATGAGTGTTGAgcttggaaaacttttttttttttagttgtagtctcactctgttgcccaggctggagtgcagtggcgcgatctcagctcactgcaacctccgcctcctgggttcaagcaattctcctgcttcagcctcccaggtagctgtgattataggcgcgtgccaccatgcccggctgatttttgtttgtttgtttttgttttttgagacagagtctcacactgttgcctgggctggagtgcgatagagtgatctcagctcactgcaacctctgcctccgcctcccaggttcacgctattctcctgcctcagcctcccgagtagctgggattacaggtgcacaccaccacacctggctaatttttttgtatttttagtagagaagggtttcactatgttggccagactggtctcgaaaaAGGCGGGTGGGCATTTTAAGAAAACAGCCAGCTGGACCTGGGGGTAGGGCATGGCTCCCTGCAGAGGCCCTGTCTGTCTACGTGTCACACAGTTGGACATGCcaccctggccttgtgatccgcctgcctcagcctcccaaagtgctgggattacaggcgtaagccacggcgCCTAgccttaattttttgtattttagtagagatggcgtttcaccacattgctcaggctggtcacaaactcctgagctcaggcaatccaccctcctcagcctcccaaagttctagaattacaggcgtgagcccctgcgcccacacaacttagaaaacttttttttttttgagacggagtcttgctctgttgcccaggctggagtgcagtagcgcgatccccactcactgcaagctccgcctcccgggttcacgccattctcctgcctcagcctccagattagctgggactacaggcgccaccacaattttttttttgtatttttagtagagacgggctttcaccatgttagccaggatggtctccatttcctgacctcatgatccacccgcctcggcctcccaaagtgctgggattacaggcgtgagccactgcgctcagccagaAAACTTTCTTAACCCATGGCcccttcaattaaaaaaagaaaaaacaaaacaaaaaactcccatCCTCACTTTACTtttgaaaacttaaaataaattaaaagtgtatataattggctgggcgcactggctcactcctgtaatcccagcactttggggggcccaggcaggcagatcacttgaggccaagagtgaccagcctgggcaacatggcgaaagccctctctactaaaaatacaaaaattagccagatatagtggtgcatgcctgtaatcccagctactacttggtaggctgaggcaggagaatcgcttaaacccgggaggtggaggttgcagtcagccaagattgcaccactgcagtccagcctgggtgacagagctgagactccatctccaaaaatacatatgtataagtaaaaataaatacattaattaaaagtGTAtttaactaaaaacaaacaaaagccatggCATTTTTagaataggcttttttttttttttttttgagagggagtctcactctgtcgccaggctggactccagtggcgtgatttcggctcactgcaacctccgcctcccgggttcatgccattctcctgcctcagcctcctgagtaactgggactacaggcgcctgccaccacgcgtggctaatgttttgtatttttagtagagatggggtttcactgtgttagccaggattgtagAATAGGCCTTTTCAAAATGTGAAACCAATTCCCACCCCACCTCTGCTCTCCCGTCTTTTCCTTGGAGAGCCAATAGTATAATGGCAAATTTTGAACTCAGCTGACTgcatattagctgtgtgaccttgggcaaggcactGGGTCTCTCAAGTCTCCATTTCTCTcataagaaaaatgagaacaagAATGCCCACCTCacaggggagagaaagaagataCGGAATGTAAAATGCCAAGCATTTAATCCCATATAGTAATGCTCCTCTGCCCCTCCGTGCTGTACCTACCACTCCCCACTTGCTGTCAGCAAATGGTAGCAGCCATCAGGCCCATGCATCCCACCCAACCCCATCCCAGGGCAATAGCAGCCCTTGTCCTCCTCAGGGACTTGCCTTTCACAACAGTCCGTTCTCTTAAGGTGGGCGTCACGGCCGACCTAGGAGGGGGACTTGAAAAGGAGGTGAGAAGTGTGTGTGCGTATCCACACCTGGGTATAGGGAGGGGggattgtgtgcgtgtgtgcaggCACACCTGTGCACCTATGCCACCatgggcagtgtgtgtgtgtctgaggtCACTGTATCCCATCTGTCCCTCCCCCCCAGCTATGATCGCAACACCCTGGTGGCCATCGTGGTGGGTGTGGGGCGCCTCATCACTGGCATGGACCGAGGCCTCATGGGCATGTGTGTCAACGAGCGGCGACGCCTCATTGTGCCTCC
The sequence above is drawn from the Symphalangus syndactylus isolate Jambi chromosome 20, NHGRI_mSymSyn1-v2.1_pri, whole genome shotgun sequence genome and encodes:
- the P3H4 gene encoding endoplasmic reticulum protein SC65 isoform X3; translated protein: MARVAWGLLWLLLGSAGAQYEKYSFRGFPPEDLMPLAAAYGHALEQYEGESWRESARYLEAALRLHRLLRDSEAFCHANCSSPAPAPKPDPDGGRADEWARELRLFGRVLERAACLRRCKRTLPAFQVPYPPRQLLRDFQSRLPYQYLHYALFKANRLEKAVAAAYTFLQRNPKHELTAKYLNYYRGMLDVADESLTDLEAQPYEAVFLRAVKLYNSGDFRSSTEDMERALAEYLAVFARCLAGCEGAHEQVDFKDFYPAIADLFAESLQCKVDCEANLTPNVGGYFVDKFVATMYHYLQFAYYKLNDVRQAARSAASYMLFDPKDSIMQQNLVYYRFHRARWGLEEEDFQPREEAVLYHNQTAELREMLEFTHMYLQSDDESQSLNWHEKGTPHTSQAWEAWSRWPHPHQPGQQQELFIKNLRWARCGGSHL
- the P3H4 gene encoding endoplasmic reticulum protein SC65 isoform X2 translates to MARVAWGLLWLLLGSAGAQYEKYSFRGFPPEDLMPLAAAYGHALEQYEGESWRESARYLEAALRLHRLLRDSEAFCHANCSSPAPAPKPDPDGGRADEWARELRLFGRVLERAACLRRCKRTLPAFQVPYPPRQLLRDFQSRLPYQYLHYALFKANRLEKAVAAAYTFLQRNPKHELTAKYLNYYRGMLDVADESLTDLEAQPYEAVFLRAVKLYNSGDFRSSTEDMERALAEYLAVFARCLAGCEGAHEQVDFKDFYPAIADLFAESLQCKVDCEANLTPNVGGYFVDKFVATMYHYLQFAYYKLNDVRQAARSAASYMLFDPKDSIMQQNLVYYRFHRARWGLEEEDFQPREEAVLYHNQTAELREMLEFTHMYLQSDDEMELEETEPPLEPEDALSDAEFEGEGDYEEGMYADWWQEPDAKGDEAEAEPEPELA
- the P3H4 gene encoding endoplasmic reticulum protein SC65 isoform X1; protein product: MARVAWGLLWLLLGSAGAQYEKYSFRGFPPEDLMPLAAAYGHALEQYEGESWRESARYLEAALRLHRLLRDSEAFCHANCSSPAPAPKPDPDGGRADEWARELRLFGRVLERAACLRRCKRTLPAFQVPYPPRQLLRDFQSRLPYQYLHYALFKANRLEKAVAAAYTFLQRNPKHELTAKYLNYYRGMLDVADESLTDLEAQPYEAVFLRAVKLYNSGDFRSSTEDMERALAEYLAVFARCLAGCEGAHEQVDFKDFYPAIADLFAESLQCKVDCEANLTPNVGGYFVDKFVATMYHYLQFAYYKLNDVRQAARSAASYMLFDPKDSIMQQNLVYYRFHRARWGLEEEDFQPREEAVLYHNQTAELREMLEFTHMYLQSDDEAQLTWCLLQEALAACRGSLFWASSAHSDLCASLATCSLDLGDCSPGPSQPWPPSPASLQENRTAGHRATFFPVLPYPA
- the P3H4 gene encoding endoplasmic reticulum protein SC65 isoform X4, producing MGSAEEAALTQCPDLRRGHCLCGKGFLGFPSLAGSAPRLILYVGDTPKAGARADGEDLGHYRTLWEKRREVVTQAPPRLAALVPGAKTQRARRPPGAQPCPLPSAGPPAQLRRAGGAAGMARVAWGLLWLLLGSAGAQYEKYSFRGFPPEDLMPLAAAYGHALEQYEGESWRESARYLEAALRLHRLLRDSEAFCHANCSSPAPAPKPDPDGGRADEWARELRLFGRVLERAACLRRCKRTLPAFQVPYPPRQLLRDFQSRLPYQYLHYALFKANRLEKAVAAAYTFLQRNPKHELTAKYLNYYRGMLDVADESLTDLEAQPYEAVFLRAVKLYNSGDFRSSTEDMERALAEYLAVFARCLAGCEGAHEQVDFKDFYPAIAVNDVRQAARSAASYMLFDPKDSIMQQNLVYYRFHRARWGLEEEDFQPREEAVLYHNQTAELREMLEFTHMYLQSDDEAQLTWCLLQEALAACRGSLFWASSAHSDLCASLATCSLDLGDCSPGPSQPWPPSPASLQENRTAGHRATFFPVLPYPA
- the P3H4 gene encoding endoplasmic reticulum protein SC65 isoform X5; translation: MARVAWGLLWLLLGSAGAQYEKYSFRGFPPEDLMPLAAAYGHALEQYEGESWRESARYLEAALRLHRLLRDSEAFCHANCSSPAPAPKPDPDGGRADEWARELRLFGRVLERAACLRRCKRTLPAFQVPYPPRQLLRDFQSRLPYQYLHYALFKANRLEKAVAAAYTFLQRNPKHELTAKYLNYYRGMLDVADESLTDLEAQPYEAVFLRAVKLYNSGDFRSSTEDMERALAEYLAVFARCLAGCEGAHEQVDFKDFYPAIAVNDVRQAARSAASYMLFDPKDSIMQQNLVYYRFHRARWGLEEEDFQPREEAVLYHNQTAELREMLEFTHMYLQSDDEMELEETEPPLEPEDALSDAEFEGEGDYEEGMYADWWQEPDAKGDEAEAEPEPELA